In Labeo rohita strain BAU-BD-2019 unplaced genomic scaffold, IGBB_LRoh.1.0 scaffold_100, whole genome shotgun sequence, a single genomic region encodes these proteins:
- the zgc:112001 gene encoding ankyrin repeat domain-containing protein 9, producing MDDEHKQHKFISFLFYQAVRDLKPVWMLEDMRTMETFYWEEDAKQRSYSPSEALLYAIVHDHRAYAQYLLSHYSDEALAMPGERFCCCPSSAPHLAMAVRYDRRDILGHILQVAHRQPGLRSYMNRGGCFHLEDGKTPLHLACELLRADAVMLLLGNGASPQAVDHNGMTPLDVVLQQLWDSKANVGAKKSCLDNLLMFMPEMRFKMKSSLQKEPKCWSKVLGEDKLNYLIGRNPAPLFLIAMQRILAQLPPEQFPKSLDKLPIPASLKPLPKPPKTRGQLKVA from the coding sequence ATGGACGACGAGCACAAGCAGCACAAGTTCATCTCGTTCCTGTTCTACCAGGCGGTGCGGGACCTGAAGCCCGTGTGGATGCTCGAGGACATGCGCACCATGGAGACGTTCTACTGGGAGGAGGACGCCAAGCAGAGGTCGTACAGCCCGTCCGAGGCGCTGCTCTATGCGATCGTGCACGACCACCGGGCGTACGCGCAGTACCTGCTCAGCCACTACTCGGACGAGGCGCTGGCCATGCCGGGGGAGCGCTTCTGCTGCTGCCCGTCCTCCGCGCCGCACCTCGCCATGGCCGTGCGCTACGACAGGCGCGACATCCTGGGCCACATTCTGCAGGTGGCGCATCGGCAGCCGGGCCTGCGCTCCTACATGAACCGCGGCGGCTGCTTCCACCTGGAGGACGGCAAGACCCCGCTGCACTTGGCCTGCGAGTTGCTGCGCGCGGACGCCGTCATGCTGTTGCTAGGCAACGGCGCGTCCCCGCAGGCCGTGGACCACAACGGCATGACGCCGCTCGACGTCGTTCTGCAGCAGCTCTGGGACTCCAAGGCGAACGTCGGGGCCAAGAAGTCGTGCCTGGACAACCTGCTGATGTTCATGCCGGAGATGCGCTTCAAGATGAAGAGCTCCCTGCAGAAGGAGCCCAAGTGCTGGTCCAAGGTGCTCGGCGAGGACAAGCTCAACTACCTCATCGGACGGAATCCGGCGCCGCTCTTCCTCATCGCTATGCAAAGGATCCTGGCGCAGCTCCCGCCCGAGCAGTTCCCCAAGAGCCTGGACAAGCTTCCCATCCCGGCCTCCTTGAAACCGCTGCCCAAACCCCCCAAAACACGCGGACAGCTCAAAGTGGCCTAG
- the pcare2 gene encoding uncharacterized protein pcare2, translating to MGCSPSKGQLFSKKAILSESPENKKNADLLSDGAQLLIKAEINTASEGLAATEIQENNKYVQGKRSSLVDAACDVTVTVKEDATEKTLDVVRFQDGQSAQEGLLENQKEGTEEIRTKEKQAKRRKQRKHRLRKNSYAQSKAEFILKAHQAAYAYLNPSISKYESLLGLLSQAAQTHLSVQTTVASVVLHYEEINQALEEMAAEGEQLLREHGHNMAWPASLKDYPTTTTKPSNEQNFSQLPSELLQQMLLHSTAKMISVGDSVKCLSDSALQELADYYGSLSQLLGEKLLAKHAAEERLKLVLSHVEAAALRKPSPEDSALHSEDSGIGADNECQNGSERLRRNRGSSGSGANTGITSVLTTSCSPDQPFLNANEEVTDNDDDDDDNDDNDDDEGDAELENEVSGKGRLTDKTKGTMCPSSEPDTTHPSVPGSLQKQDQVRNSNLKRKTRRPKTADNTFQVKLKYRHLRGPKRSQSAECLCSKAEGSDPNQQQGSLRNKQTPHWRRKNNLPEEIVHGGHVWPKIRRSPSGGQCTARSYGLQYGSKGPIRAIPPSSPPTFTPEPPGRNAVKRLINTFSQGVEDNSRQSPLDQKPIRVRGNKKCTLPLLQNSRGALTTSGNIKSSIQPLEPRLADRPEQLDIDSLPPPPPEMLMDNSFENSSGLPTEEGAQDLQCRGQRLYTSTQRETVLSNRTSMPRGSMSFPATQPVRQDVLTGIKQEYKKVTEVDSERDAAHTLDQSYAKTAPANAGFCGSTPYQECEIHNEGETATMQVKSFPPTTPPVSRTRLPPSCPTVHHTVPSPPSTTCPPSGKWTPTTSAISSMHRCAVAEDNSLPASGSQSFFEARAMFCQENKSLSQTLTRSCTSTLPRPWGEPARGRLPTTRLQHSLMGHSPSGQRSSHSEQAQSLPNDKQQQGRDNDVTSLSSEGTNTAHTRADGVDSQPSAADPNTHSGFVGEEITD from the exons ATGGGCTGCTCTCCGTCTAAAGGTCAACTCTTCAGTAAAAAAGCTATACTGTCTGAATCACCAGAAAACAAGAAGAATGCAGACCTTCTTTCTGATGGGGCACAGCTTTTAATCAAAGCAGAGATAAACACAGCTTCAGAAGGGCTAGCGGCAACAGAGatacaagaaaataataaatatgtgcaAGGTAAGAGATCCTCATTAGTTGATGCAGCTTGTGATGTCACTGTGACAGTCAAAGAAGACGCTACTGAGAAGACGCTAGATGTGGTTCGCTTTCAGGATGGACAAAGTGCACAAGAGGGTCTCTTGGAAAACCAGAAAGAAGGAACTGAGGAGATAAGGACAAAAGAAAAGCAAGCAAAGAGGAGGAAGCAAAGAAAACACAGACTGAGAAAAAATTCCTATGCGCAGTCAAAAGCAGAGTTCATACTGAAAGCCCACCAGGCAGCCTATGCTTACCTAAATCCCAGTATATCAAAATATGAGTCTCTTTTAGGGCTCTTGAGCCAGGCTGCTCAGACTCATCTCTCTGTACAGACCACAGTAGCTTCAGTCGTCTTGCACTACGAAGAGATTAACCAGGCTTTGGAAGAAATGGCCGCTGAGGGCGAGCAGCTGCTGAGGGAACATGGACACAACATGGCATGGCCTGCTTCGCTTAAAGACTATCCAACTACAACAACCAAACCCAGCAATGAACAAAACTTCTCCCAGCTTCCTTCTGAACTGCTGCAGCAGATGCTTCTTCACTCCACAGCTAAAATGATCTCTGTGGGAGACTCTGTGAAATGCCTGAGTGACTCAGCCTTACAGGAACTAGCTGACTACTACGGGTCCCTGTCTCAGCTACTGGGAGAGAAGCTGCTGGCTAAGCATGCGGCCGAGGAGCGACTGAAGCTCGTCCTGTCCCATGTGGAAGCTGCTGCTCTCAGGAAACCAAGTCCAGAAGATTCTGCACTTCATAGTGAAGACAGTGGCATAGGTGCAGACAACGAGTGTCAGAATGGCTCGGAGCGTCTCCGTCGGAATAGAGGGAGCTCTGGATCAGGAGCAAACACTGGAATAACATCGGTCTTGACCACCAGTTGCTCTCCAGATCAGCCGTTCCTTAATGCTAATGAGGAGGTTAcagataatgatgatgatgatgatgacaatgATGACAATGATGATGACGAGGGGGATGCAGAACTTGAGAATGAAGTCAGTGGAAAAGGTAGGTTGACCGACAAGACGAAGGGAACAATGTGTCCGTCTTCTGAACCAGACACTACCCATCCTTCAGTTCCAGGTAGTCTTCAAAAGCAAGATCAAGTCAGGAACAgtaacttaaaaagaaaaaccagACGCCCCAAAACCGCAGACAATACCTTTCAGGTGAAACTAAAGTACCGCCACTTAAGGGGACCAAAGCGCTCACAATCCGCCGAGTGTTTGTGTAGCAAAGCAGAAGGATCAGATCCTAATCAGCAACAAGGAAGCCTGAGGAACAAGCAAACACCTCACTGGAGGAGAAAAAATAATTTGCCAGAAGAAATTGTACATGGGGGTCATGTCTGGCCAAAGATTAGAAGAAGTCCATCAGGAGGACAGTGCACAGCCAGGTCCTATGGCCTGCAGTATGGCAGCAAAGGGCCTATTAGGGCAATACCACCTAGCTCTCCTCCAACGTTTACTCCAGAACCACCTGGGCGAAACGCTGTCAAGAGgcttattaatacttttagccAAGGGGTGGAGGACAATTCAAGGCAAAGCCCTTTAGACCAAAAACCAATAAGAGTCAGGGGCAACAAGAAATGCACTCTCCCACTGCTGCAGAACAGCAGAGGAGCTCTTACCACCAGTGGGAATATCAAGAGTAGCATCCAGCCGCTTGAGCCCAGACTGGCTGACAGACCTGAGCAATTGGATATAGACAGCCTCCCACCTCCACCCCCAGAGATGCTCATGGACAACTCATTTGAAAACAGTTCAGGGTTGCCCACTGAAGAAGGGGCTCAGGATTTACAGTGCAGAGGGCAACGACTCTACACTTCCACGCAAAGAGAGACTGTGCTCTCCAACCGGACAAGCATGCCGCGAGGCTCCATGAGCTTCCCAGCTACTCAGCCTGTGAGGCAAGATGTTTTGACGGGCATTAAACAGGAATACAAAAAAGTGACTGAGGTTGATTCTGAAAGAGATGCAGCACACACCCTTGACCAGTCTTATGCCAAAACAGCCCCGGCTAATGCAGGTTTTTGTGGTTCCACACCTTATCAAGAATGTGAAATCCACAATGAGGGCGAGACCGCAACTATGCAAGTGAAAAGTTTTCCTCCAACAACTCCACCCGTGTCGAGAACACGGCTTCCACCCTCCTGTCCCACTGTGCACCACACAGTGCCAAGTCCTCCATCCACAACCTGTCCCCCTAGTGGGAAGTGGACTCCAACTACATCTGCCATCTCTAGTATGCACAGATGTGCAGTAGCTGAAGATAACAGCCTTCCTGCTTCTGGGTCACAATCATTTTTTGAAGCTCGCGCCATGTTCTGTCAGGAGAACAAATCACTTTCTCAAACACTGACACGTTCATGTACATCTACATTACCTCGGCCATGGGGAGAACCTGCCAGAGGACGACTGCCAACTACTCGACTTCAACATTCGTTAATGGGACACAGCCCATCGGGTCAAAGGTCATCCCACAGTGAGCAGGCACAGTCATTGCCTAATGACAAACAACAACAGGGCCGGGACAATGACGTCACATCTTTGTCCAGTGAGGG GACAAACACAGCGCATACGAGAGCAGACGGCGTAGACTCGCAGCCGTCCGCTGCTGATCCGAACACGCACAGCGGGTTTGTGGGTGAGGAGATTACAGATTAG
- the LOC127157184 gene encoding G-protein coupled receptor family C group 6 member A: MMRSRLQVCVLGLMMLWVHCENPSSLSGAYLDGDVNCAIMSSIHSRVIDLHKRTKPQPFVCSGFALTAFLQSLSAIYTIEEINNSTLLPGIKLGYEVCDPCASPTKALHCLEHLLAVNGSLPALMDYTDFRPPIKALLGEQYSELSIAMAKLLSLYLVPQVSCYSSSPVLSDKLRYPSFMRVIPSDIYQALALVKLMSHFSWNWVGVVYGDDDYGRAAFQSFMQQSEGKICADFEKVLPHYLDHVDIDKHIKEVAQTIRNSKAKVMLLILKPELVEKLFKEMIQTNTNKIWIASDAWSVHRYLMKMKDINKVGKIFGFSFSMGITPGFEDYLKNLRPTPGARNDFIEEYKQLRLNCSLSPSTCAVEDMLHTVDLREAYRERAAIYAFAHGLRALLKCNETACSGDTNFPPWQLLESMRSVNFTLDGKTYFFDENGDFADGYDLIMWKENNDERIIEVVGKFLLKNQKVEIFSQFQWLNNNISTSKCSDPCRPGTVKNQSEISCCYSCMECPEGKYTDEQDMPKCLDCPKDMWSNKGDHECSKFQEKYLEWTASYPIALLAATAIGLVLVLTSLIIFCVHRNTIVIKKADNTMSCFMLLGLTVSFVSVIMFIGKPNWHLCRAQQAVYGLGFTLCVSCILVKAFRTFLAFMAFDPHNQHRLKKLYKPLINLVLLTGGQGIILLFWLVFKSPFPDLKWPRTGMLKYIVCDEGTIVGFAVMHGYIALLAFICFFLAFKGRKVPNDFNDTGVIIFSMLIHLFVWLCFIPIYIDRNQTDQRHIVQASAILASNYGIIFCHFLPKCYIVLWELSENSRATILSRLSQQCRNMPS, encoded by the exons ATGATGAGGTCCCGTCTTCAGGTCTGTGTGCTGGGGCTGATGATGTTGTGGGTCCACTGTGAAAATCCCAGCTCTCTCAGCGGAGCGTACTTGGACGGAGACGTTAACTGCGCAATCATGAGTTCAATACATTCTAGAGTAATTGACCTTCACAAACGAACTAAACCGCAGCCTTTTGTTTGTAGTGG TTTTGCtttaactgcatttttgcaATCGCTGAGTGCCATTTACACAATTGAAGAAATCAATAACTCTACACTGCTTCCGGGGATTAAGCTGGGATATGAAGTCTGTGATCCCTGTGCATCTCCCACCAAAGCACTGCACTGTTTGGAACATTTACTGGCTGTTAATGGATCTCTGCCGGCCCTTATGGACTACACAGACTTTCGTCCGCCGATAAAAGCTCTTCTGGGAGAACAATACTCAGAGTTATCCATCGCTATGGCCAAGCTCCTCAGCCTCTACCTGGTTCCTCAG GTCAGCTGCTATTCCTCTTCTCCAGTCCTGAGCGACAAACTGCGGTATCCGTCTTTCATGCGTGTGATTCCGAGCGACATCTACCAAGCTCTGGCTCTGGTCAAGCTCATGTCTCATTTCTCCTGGAACTGGGTTGGTGTCGTGTACGGAGATGACGACTACGGTAGAGCGGCCTTCCAAAGCTTCATGCAACAGTCAGAGGGAAAAATATGCGCTGACTTTGAGAAAGTGTTACCACACTACTTGGACCACGTCGATATCGATAAGCACATCAAAGAAGTCGCTCAGACTATACGAAATTCTAAAGCCAAGGTCATGCTGCTCATTCTGAAGCCGGAGCTGGTGGAGAAGCTTTTCAAGGAGATGATCCAAACCAACACGAATAAAATTTGGATAGCGAGCGATGCCTGGTCCGTGCACCGCTACTTAATGAAGATGAAAGACATCAACAAAGTGGGTAAAATCTTTGGCTTTTCCTTTTCCATGGGAATCACACCAGGGTTCGAAGACTACTTGAAAAACCTCAGGCCAACGCCAGGAGCAAGAAATGACTTTATAGAAGAGTACAAGCAGTTGAGATTGAACTGCTCTCTGTCGCCCTCGACCTGCGCTGTAGAAGACATGCTGCACACCGTGGACCTAAGAGAGGCCTACAGAGAGAGAGCAGCCATATATGCGTTTGCTCATGGGCTCAGAGCGCTTCTGAAATGCAACGAGACCGCCTGCTCTGGAGACACCAACTTCCCACCCTGGCAG ctattGGAAAGTATGCGCAGTGTGAATTTCACCCTTGATGGCAAAACatatttctttgatgaaaacgGTGACTTTGCGGATGGTTATGACCTCATAATGTGGAAGGAAAATAATGACGAACGCATTATTGAAGTCGTGGGAAAATTCCTTCTGAAAAATCAAAAAGTAGAGATCTTCAGTCAGTTCCAGTGGTTAAATAACAAT ATCTCCACGTCCAAGTGCTCAGATCCTTGCAGACCTGGTACTGTGAAGAACCAGTCTGAGATCTCCTGTTGCTACAGCTGCATGGAATGCCCTGAAGGAAAATATACTGATGAACAGG atatgCCTAAATGCCTGGATTGTCCCAAAGACATGTGGTCTAATAAGGGGGACCACGAATGCAGTAAGTTCCAGGAGAAGTATCTGGAATGGACTGCCAGTTATCCCATAGCTCTGTTAGCGGCTACAGCAATAGGCTTGGTTCTAGTGTTGACTTCACTCATCATTTTCTGTGTGCACCGAAACACAATAGTAATCAAAAAGGCAGACAATACAATGTCTTGTTTCATGTTACTGGGGTTGACGGTCAGCTTCGTCAGTGTTATCATGTTCATCGGCAAGCCAAACTGGCATCTGTGTCGGGCACAGCAGGCCGTGTACGGTCTCGGTTTCACTCTGTGCGTTTCATGCATACTGGTTAAAGCCTTCCGCACTTTCCTGGCTTTCATGGCCTTTGATCCGCACAATCAGCATAGGCTTAAAAAACTCTACAAGCCTCTCATCAATTTGGTCTTGCTTACCGGTGGTCAAGGTATCATCCTACTGTTCTGGCTGGTTTTCAAGTCTCCTTTCCCAGATTTAAAGTGGCCTAGAACTGGCATGTTAAAATACATTGTCTGTGACGAGGGCACCATTGTAGGTTTTGCAGTGATGCACGGTTACATAGCTCTGCTGGCCttcatttgtttctttcttgCTTTCAAGGGTAGAAAAGTCCCCAATGATTTCAACGACACTGGTGTCATCATCTTCAGTATGTTGATTCATCTGTTTGTCTGGCTTTGCTTTATTCCCATTTATATTGACAGAAACCAGACCGATCAGCGGCACATTGTTCAAGCTTCAGCCATCCTGGCCTCCAACTATGGcataatattttgtcattttctccCAAAGTGCTACATAGTCCTGTGGGAACTGTCAGAGAACTCGAGGGCCACAATCTTAAGCAGGTTGTCCCAACAGTGTCGCAACATGCCAAGTTGA